In the genome of Methylotenera mobilis JLW8, the window GCATCTAGGTAGGGCAAAGCTTGTTGCACCGCATGCCCGGTGCCATGTTGCTCCGCCTGGTTTACCCAAGTAATGTCCTCGCCGCTAAACGCTTCTTTCACGCGCTCGCCACCAAAACCATAAACAACAATAATCTTATTAGGCTGCAATGCTTTGGCGCAATTAATCACATGTGCCAAGATCGGCTTTGCACCAACGACATGTAAGACTTTAGGTAAATCAGAATGCATGCGAGTGCCTTTACCCGCAGCCAGTATCACGATATTTAATTTGTTCATGTGTTATTTAAGTCTATTTCTATACGCACTAGATTTGTATGCACAAAGTATAACAAAAAAGGCAACCGAGGTTGCCTTTTTGCTTTTACACCATCTTCACCGCAACTAGTGCGTGTTTTTGCGTAAGCGTTCGATAGTTTGAATCTGTGCCACGGCTTCAGACAATTCTGCCTGTGCTGTTGCATAGTCAATATCTGAAGATCTGTTTTTCAGCGCTTCTTCAGCCGCTTCTTTCGCAGCAATCGCTTTTGCTTCATCTAAGTCATGGCCACGTACTGCTGTGTCAGCCAATACAGTTACCACGCCAGGTTGCACTTCTAACATGCCACCTGAGATAAAGATTAACGTTTCTTCAGCTTCGCTCGCTTGCTTAATACGCAAAGCGCCAGGCTTGATGGTAGTGATCATCGGTGCGTGGTTAGGGTAGATACCTACTTCACCAGCACTTGCAGGAGCAACTACAAACTCAGCTTCACCTGAGAATATACTTGCCTCTGCACTAACTACATCAATATGAACAGTATTTGCCATTATTTTTCCTTAAAGCGTTTAACTAATTAACCAAGTAAAACTTAGTTAAGTGTTTTAGCTTTCTCAACAGCCTCTTCGATACCGCCAACCATGTAGAAAGCTTGCTCTGGTAAGTGATCGTATTCACCAGCAACAATCGCTTTAAAGCCTTTGATTGTTTCTTTTAGTGGTACGTATTTACCTGGCGCGCCTGTAAACACTTCAGCAACGTGGAATGGTTGTGACAAGAAACGTTGGATTTTACGTGCACGGCCAACAGCTAATTTGTCTTCTGGTGACAACTCGTCCATACCCAAAATCGCGATAATGTCACGCAATTCTTTGTAACGTTGCAATGTTTGTTGAACTGAACGTGCAACTTGGTAGTGCTCTTCACCAACCACTAATGGGTCTAATTGACGTGATGTTGAGTCCAATGGGTCTACCGCTGGGTAGATACCTAAAGATGCAATGTCACGTGACAACACAACGGTTGAGTCCAAATGTTGGAATGTTGTTGCTGGTGATGGGTCAGTCAAGTCATCCGCTGGTACGTAAACCGCTTGGATAGAAGTAATAGAACCTGTTTTAGTTGAAGTAATACGCTCTTGTAGACGACCCATTTCGTCAGCTAGGGTAGGTTGGTAACCTACAGCTGAAGGCATACGGCCTAACAACGCAGATACTTCAGTACCGGCCAAGGTGTAACGGTAGATGTTGTCAACGAAGAACAACACGTCACGGCCTTCGTCACGGAATTTCTCAGCCATAGTCAAACCTGACAAAGCTACGCGTAAACGGTTGCCTGGTGGTTCGTTCATTTGACCGAATACCATCGCTACTTTTGATTCTTTCATGTCGTCTAGTTTAATAACACCAGCTTCAGCCATTTCATGGTAGAAGTCGTTACCTTCACGAGTACGCTCACCCACACCTGCAAACACTGATAAACCTGAGTGTTGTTTAGCGATGTTGTTGATTAGTTCCAACATGTTAACGGTTTTACCCACACCAGCACCACCGAACAGACCCACTTTACCACCCTTAGCGAATGGGCAAACCAAGTCAATCACCTTGATACCTGTTTCTAACAGGTCAACTGATGGAGATAATTCTTCAAAAGTCGGTGCTTTTTGGTGAATAGAACGGCGCTCGTCTGATTCGATAGGACCAGCCTCATCGATTGGGCGACCCAATACGTCCATAATACGACCCAAAGTACCTGTACCTACTGGCACTTGAATTTGTGCACCAGTTGATTTAAACGCAGTACCACGTGCAAGACCATCAGATGAGCCCATGGCAATCGTACGCACAATGCCGTCACCTAATTGCTGTTGCACTTCCAATGTCAAACCAGCTTCCGCTTGGCTTGATGCATCATCAATAATCAACGCTTCAAATACTTTTGGCATTTGATCACGTGGGAACTCAACGTCAACCACCGCGCCAATACATTGCACTACTTTACCAATATTTGCTGTACTCATCTTTTTTCCTCGACTCAAACGTACTGTTAGTCAGATATTTCTTTAATTAAATTCTTTGCTTGCTGCGTCTTATCGTTTTGGCCACTACGTCACCATGCTAGGCAAGGTTAGTAACGGCCAATCGACAATCTCGCTACGCTACCGCTGCCGCGCCACCAACGATCTCTGAGATCTCTTTGGTAATCGCTGCTTGACGTGCTTTGTTGTAAACCAGTTTCAATTCACCAATCACGTTTTTCGCATTATCTGACGCTGACTTCATCGCTACCATACGTGATGATTGCTCTGATGCCATGTTTTCAGACACTGCGTTGTAAACCAATGACTCAATGTAACGTACCATCAACTGGTCAATTACTGGCTTAGCTTCAGGCTCGTAGATGTAATCCCAATGACCTTTTGCCGCACCGATTTCAAGCGCACTCTTTACAACAGCACTAGCACTCAACGCTTCAGATTTCTCTGTAGTTGGATGTGTACCCAAACGCTCAGCCGTCAATGGTAGCAATTGCTCCATCACCGGCTCTTGCTTCATGGTGTTGATAAACTTGGTGTAGCAAATATGCAACTGGTCAATTTCACCAGCAGTATAAGCGTCAAGCATTACCTTAATCGTACCGATGAGTTTATCCAAATGTGGCACATCACCTAAACCAGTGATGTGTGACTTCACATTAGCACCAACGCGGTTCATAAAGGTGAAACCTTTATTGCCAATCGCGCTTACAGACAATTTCTTGCCTTCTGCTTCCCAAGATTTCATTTGGTTTACAGTTAAACGCAATACGTTAGTATTTAAACCACCGCACAGACCTTTGTCTGAGCTCACCACAATCACGCCAACATTCTTAACATTGTCACGCTTTAACAAGAAAGGGTGCTTATATTCAGAGTGTGCTAGCGAAAGGTGAGCTGCAACATTACGAATTTTCTCAGCGTATGGACGTGATGCACGCATTCTATCTTGCGCTTTACGCATTTTAGAAGCAGCCACCATCTCCATCGCCTTGGTGATCTTGCGTGTATTTTCTACACTCTTGATCTTGGTTCTAATTTCTTTACTACCAGCCATTCCAATACCCCTAGGTAAGTTATCCTAATAGTTAGATATTAGTAAGCAGTCGTCGCTTTAAAGTCTTGAATTGCTGCCTCAAGTGCTTTTTCGTTATCGCCGCTTAAGTCTTTGCTTGATTCAATCGCATCAGCTAATGCTTTGTATTTAGAAGCGATGAAGCCGTGCAATTTGCCTTCGAATGCCAATACTTTGTTAGTAGCAACATCATCGAAGTAACCTTTGTTCGCAGCAAACAAGGTAATTGCCATGTTTGAAACGCTCAATGGTGCGTATTGTGCTTGTTTCATCAACTCAGTAAACATACGACCGCGGTCTAGTTGTTTACGGGTTGCTTCATCCAAATCAGAAGCGAACTGCGCGAAAGCAGCCAATTCACGGTATTGCGCTAACGCTAAACGTACACCGCCGCCTAGTTTCTTAATTACTTTAGTTTGCGCAGCACCACCTACGCGAGACACTGAAATACCAGCGTTAATCGCAGGACGGATACCAGCGTTGAACAAGTCAGTTTCCAAGAAGATCTGACCATCAGTAATAGAAATAACGTTGGTTGGAACGAATGCAGAAACGTCACCAGCTGCTGTTTCAATCACTGGCAATGCAGTCAATGAACCAGTTTTGCCTTTAACTTCGCCGTTAGTGAATTTCTCTACATACTCTTCGTTTACACGAGCAGCACGCTCTAACAAACGTGAGTGGATGTAGAACACGTCACCTGGGTAAGCTTCACGGCCTGGTGGGCGACGTAATAGCAATGAGATTTGACGGTAGGCGATCGCTTGTTTAGTCAAGTCATCGTATACGATCAATGCATCTTGGCCGCGGTCACGGAAGTATTCACCCATAGTACAACCAGCGTATGGTGCCAAGAATTGCAATGCAGCTGAGTCAGATGCTGAAGCTGCAACTACGATGGTGTATTCCATCGCGCCGTTTTCTTCCAATTTACGCACCACGTTAGCGATAGTAGAAGCCTTTTGGCCGATCGCAACGTAGATACAGGTCATGTTTTGACCTTTTTGGTTGATGATCGCATCCACCGCAACTGCAGTTTTACCTGTTTGACGGTCACCAATAATCAACTCACGTTGACCACGGCCTACTGGCACCATAGAGTCAACTGATTTCAAACCAGTTTGTACTGGTTGTGAAACTGATTTACGTGCAATAACGCCTGGCGCAACTTTTTCAATTTTGTCGGTCAATTTAGCATTCACTGGACCTTTACCATCGATAGGCTGACCCAATGCGTTCACAACACGACCCACTAATTCTGGACCTACTGGCACTTCTAAAATGCGACCAGTACATTTACATGTGTCGCCTTCAGTAATGTGCTCGTAATCACCCAATACCACAGCACCCACAGAGTCACGCTCTAAGTTCAGCGCCAAACCAAAAGTGTTGCCTGGGAATTCGATCATCTCACCGGCCATTACGTTTGATAGGCCGTGAATACGTACGATACCGTCTGTTACTGAAATTACTGTACCTTGTGTACGCGCTTCAGCTGAGGTAGAAAAATTTTCTAATCTGCTTTTAATCAGTTCACTGATTTCTGATGTAGATAACTGCATGTAAACTCCTAATAGTTTCTTTGCCTAAAGTTAGGCCATTGCCTGCGTCTTATGCCGTAAGCGTATAGGCTAAATTTTGTAACTGACCTTTGACGGATGCGTCGATCACGGTATCGCCAACAACAATTTTGATGCCACCAATGAGTTCTGGGTCAACAGAAACACTAGCCTCTATCTTTTTACCAAACTTAGCTTCTAAGCGTTTTACCAGGTCTTTAACCTCAGCCGCACTTGGTTTAGCTGCTGCAATAATTTCAGCATCTAAAGTACCTTCATCCTGTGCTTTTAACGCTTCAAATGCGCTTGAAATTTCTGGCAAAATGGATAAACGACCATACTCAACCAAAACTTTGACAAGATTTTGTCCGTTTTCATTAAGTTGATCGCCACACACTTTCAAGAAAGTTGCTTGCAAATCACTGCTCACAACTTTAGGGTCTTGAATATAGGCTTTAATTTGCGCGTCATTGGTAACGGCAGCGGCAAAACCCAACATCTCAGACCATTTGCCAAGTGCCTTTTGCTCACGACCTAGTTTATAAGCCGCTACTGCATAAGGTCTTGCGATGGTTGATATTTCAGCCATGTGATTTCCTTTATCCCTTAGCCTTATAGTTCTGCAGCTAGTTTAGACAACATTTCGCTATGCGCATTTGCGTCGATTTCTTTACGCAAAATCTTTTCAGCGCCGGCGATTGCCAATGCTGACACTTGTGCACGCAAACCTTCTTTAGCACGGTTTACTTCTTGATCGATTTCAGCTTTAGCACCAGCCAAAATACGGTCGCCTTCAACCTTAGCATTGCCTTTAGCTTCTTCAACGATTTGTGAACCGCGTTTTTCAGCTTGCGCAATAATCTCGCTCGCTTTTTGTTTTGCTTCAGCCAATGTCACTTCTGACTTTTTAGCCGCAACTTCTAAAGCACTGCGGCCTTCTTGCGCTGCTGCCAAACCATCAGCAATTTCTTTTTGGCGCGTTTCAATCGCTTTTAAAAGCGGCGGCCAAACGAATTTCACTGTGAACCAAATCAACACAGCAAATGCGATAGCTTGTGCGATAAGTGTAAAGTTAATGTTCATTTTTGATCCATTTTGTTAATCATAAAAGCACTAGTCATTAAACAGAGGTTAATGACTAGTTAGCTTAATTTTGCTAATTACTGAGCAACTACGCTTAATAATGGGTTAGCAAATGCAAACATCATTGCAAGACCAACACCGATAATGAATGAAGCGTCAATCAAACCTAATAGCAAGAATACTTTACCTTGCAAAGCTGGGATCATTTCTGGTTGACGAGCAGCGCCTTCCAAGAAACTTGCACACATAATACCGATACCGATACAAGCACCAGCAGCGCCCAAACCAATAATTAAACCAATACCAACGCCTGTGTAGGCTTGAATCAATGCTAATGCATCCATGTTATTACCCTCTCTAAAATTAAACTTACAACTAACTACAAAAAATAAAACTACTTAAATTGAAACAAAACCTTACTAGTGACCTTCATGCGCCATGGCTAGGTAAACAACCGTTAACATCATGAAAATAAACGCTTGTAACGCAACAATCAGAATGTGGAAGATAGACCAACCAGCACCTAAAATTGCACCTGCAATCGTGCCAGTTAAGCCTGTAGCAGCCCACATACCTAGCAACAAGAAGATAACCTCACCAGCGTACATATTGCCGAATAGACGCAATGAATGTGAAAGTGGTTTTGATACGTATTCAATCAAATTGAACATGAAGTTAGCAGGCCATACCCATACTTTGGTACCGAATGGTGCACAGAACAACTCATGAATCCAACCGCCCAAGCCTTTAACCTTGATTGCGAAGAAAATCATTAAAATCCATACAGATAGCGCTAGAGCGAAGGTGGTGTTGATATCTGAAGTAGGTACCGCACGCCACTTTGCATGCTCGCCGCCAAAGAATGAAACAATACCGGCAACCCAGTCAACTGGTAAAAAGTCCATGGAGTTCATGGCGAATACCCATAAAAACACGGTTAATGCAGTTGGTGCGATAAAGCTATGACGGTTGCCGTGGAAAATGTTTTTCACTTGGTCATCAATAAAAGCAAACACCAACTCAACGAAGGCTTGACCTTTGCTAGGCACACCAGCAGTGGCTTTGCGTGCTACCAGCCAGATCAAACCCATCACAATCAAACCTAAGGCTACTGACATCACAAACGTATCTACGTGTAATGTCCAGAAACCAGCGCCTTCGTTTAGCGGATGCGCATTGAAACTTAAGTGATGCTCGATATAAGCTGAAGGAGTGAGTGCGTGTTGTGCGTTATCTGCGTGTTCTGTAGCCATAATCTAATATTTTTCTAACTGACGTTGTTTAAATTACACGTTTAACTTACTGAGGGCTGCACCAGAGAATAGTGCGGCAGCCGCCAAACCAGCAATCAGTGCAAAAGGCACCAATTGTTTATAAAAACTAAATACGATAACCAAAATCACAATTATCATTAAAATCTTAACGGCTTCTGCTTTGAGCAAATTAATCAAGATTGCTGAAGCATCCGTTTTATTTGCACCGCGCTTGGCAACTAAACTTGCCAAGTAAGCTCCAACTACCACACTTAAACCGCCGAAGACCGCTGACAGCGCTGCGTGTGCACCTGAAGCAAAATACATCACCAAAGCAACAGCAAGCGTAGCAACTAGCTGAATTTTAAGCATTTTACTAAAAACATCTGATGTATTTAATGCTAACAATGACTTAAATCCAGTTAATTTAAAAGCTTGTATAACGCCTGATCATGCCAGGCTTTATGTATCCATTTCCACAACACCAAGACCTTGATGTAGCAAAGACCGCGATTTTGAATTATTAGCGGTTTTTAGTCAATAGCTAAGTTGTAAGAAAATGAAACACTTAGCGCGCAATTCTGCTGATAATATCGTCTAACTGATCTAAATTTGTGTAGTTAATTTTCAACACACCAGCACCATTTGCACTGGCCTTAATACTCACACTTGCCCCCAACCTGTCACTTAAAGTTTCCTGCAGCCTGATGACATCAGCATCTTCTTTCACCGTTGGCGGTACTTTTTTAGCCGCAGCCGGCTGCTCGGCAACTTTTTTCACCAGCGCTTCCGCCTCACGTACCGACAAACGCTGCTGCACAATCTGTTCAGCCAGCATTACTTGTTGCGCACCATCCAAACCAACTAATGCACGTGCATGTCCCATATCCAACTTACCGTGCATCAGCATTTCCTGCACCGCACCGGTCAAGGTAAGTAGGCGGAGTAGGTTTGACACTGCTACGCGTGAGCGTCCTACCGCATCAGCGGCTTTCTCATGCGTCATGGCAAACTCATCGATTAAACGCTTAATGCCTTGCGCTTCTTCTAGTGGGTTAAGATTTTCGCGCTGGATATTCTCAATCAACGCCATCGCCAACGCTGATTCGTCTGCTATTTCGCGCACTAATACCGGCACCTCAAGCAAACCTGCACGCTGACTTGCGCGCCAACGACGCTCACCAGCAACAATCTCATATTGCTCATCCGTCAATTGACGAACTAGAATAGGCTGCATAATGCCTTGTGCTTTAATTGAGTCAGCCAAAGTTTGCAGCGCTGTTTCATCCATATAACTTCTTGGCTGATATTTACCAGGACGCAACTGCTCAACTTTTAGCATCATCAGCGAGTCTGCCTCGCCAACACTCCCCATATCCCCAGCGAGCAGGGCATCAAGGCCACGCCCTAAACCTTTTAACTTAACCATATTTGCTTCTCTTTAAACTTATATTTTTTGGGTAGACCGTACAGCCTGCTGTCAGACTCTATTAGTAATTTCTCTATTGGTAATTTCTTGTGCGAGTTCCATATAGGCCACCGCGCCTTTGGAGCTTTTATCGTAGCTCAACACCGGCACACCATAACTGGGCGCCTCGGCTAAACGAATATTGCGCGGGATCACGGTCTTGTAAACCTTATCGCCAAAGTGGCTAATCAACTGTGCAGAAACCTGCTGTGCCAACATATTGCGGTTATCAAACAGTGTGCGCAGCAAACCCTCAATCTCTAAAGTAGGGTTTAAATGCGCGCGCACTTTTTTAATGGTATTCACCAAATCTGACAAACCCTCTAGCGCGTAATACTCACACTGCATAGGAATCATCACCGCATTGGCGGCAGTGAGCGCATTCACCGTCACCAGATTGAGGGCAGGGGGGCAATCAAGCAACACCACATCGTAATCATCACTCAACTTACCAATCGCTGTTTTCAAGCGCGTCTCACGCGCCAACTCATTCACCAACTCTACTTCGGCACCAGCTAACTCTCGATTGGATGGCGCAATATCAAATCCGCCTTTTTCACTACTCACTACAACTTCTTTTAAGGTTTTCTCACCGATCAACACATGGTAGATGCTTAATTTAAGATGCGCCTTATCTATACCGCTACCGGTACTTGCATTACCTTGCGGATCTAAATCTATTAACAATACACGCTTACCCAAGCTAGCCAGACTTGCCGCCAGATTGACGCAAGTTGTAGTTTTACCTACCCCACCTTTTTGATTTGTGATTGCCAATATTTTCATTATATTTTTCTTTGCATTTTTTATGATTACACGCATGCCTAATCAGGCACTCAAAACTGCTCAGTTAACTTATATACTATGACGCTTGCTTTAACACGACTAAATGACGCTCCGCATCCAACCCAGCCACCCTCAGCGGGCGAATCTCCGTAGGCTGCACGCTGCTCTTCTTAAATTCATGCTCAGGCACAACACCCTTCATCGCCAGCCAAGCGCCATCTTCCACCAACAAATGCTTGGTCAGTTTGATAAACAACGCAATTTCCGAAAACGCACGCGAGATGATGACATCAAATTTTTCAGGCATCTCTTTGCTAGGCACAGTTTGCTCTTCAATGCGCCCATGAATCACGCTGAAGTTTGCTAAGCCCAACTCCGCCTTCACCTGACGCATGAAGCTCACTTTTTTTTGCACCGCATCAATAGATGTTACTTGTAACTCTGGTAGGCAAATCGCCAGCGGTATACTCGGCAAACCCGCACCTGCTCCAACATCTAGTAAGCGTTTACATTCGATGTGCGCGAGTACAGACAGGCTATCCAAGATGTGCAACGTTACCATTTCCATAGGTTCGCGCACTGCAGTGAGGTTGTGCACCTGATTCCACTTATAGATCAATGCCACGTAGTCCAACAGCTTTTGCGTTTGTTCCGGTAGCAGGGTAATTCCCATTTCCTGCAGGCCATTTTCTAACTTAGCCTGCAACTGTGCACGATCATCCGACTTAAAATTCTTTGGCATATTGCCCGTCATGCTACATTTCCCATATCTGCATTGCTGTTAGTTAAACTCTTCGCACGTGATTTACGTTTTAAATAAACCAGCAATAAGGAAATCGCCGCTGGCGTAATGCCAGAAATACGGCTGGCTTGACCTATAGTCTCTGGCTTATGCGCATTTAATTTTTGCTGTGCCTCTATTGGTAAACCATGAATTTCCCTATAGTCCAAATCCTTGGGCAATATGGTATTTTCCTGCCCACGACTACGCGCCACTTCTTCCACCTGGCGATCAATATAACCCTGATATTTAGCAGAAATTTCCACCTGCTCACGCACTGCAGGCTCCAACTCACCTAAACCAGAAGCATCTAAACTAAGCACAGCTTCATAGCTCACCGCGGGGCGGCGCAATAGCTCAAACAAGCTATATTCATGCTCAAGCGGCTTGCCAAATACAGCCTGCATTTGCTCTGCACTTAAGTTGGCCGGCTGTACAAAGGTTTTTTTCAAACGCTCCTGTTCGCGCTCAATCGCTTCTTTTTTGCGGCTAAATGCTTCCCAGCGTGCATCATCTACCAAACCCAGCTTACGGCCGATCTCAGTCAAGCGCATATCTGCGTTATCTTCTCGCAACTGCAACCTATACTCGGCACGACTAGTAAACATGCGATAGGGCTCACTCACTCCGCGTGTAATCAGATCATCTACCAGCACACCCAAATAGGCCTCATCACGCGCAGGGCACCATGCCTCTTTACCTTGCGCATACAATGCTGCGTTAGCGCCGGCAAGCAAGCCTTGCGCGGCCGCCTCTTCATAGCCAGTAGTGCCATTAATCTGGCCGGCAAAAAACAAGCCTTGCACTGCTTTTGTTTCCAAGCTTGATTTCAAACCGCGTGGATCGTAATAATCATATTCAATCGCATAACCTGGACGCAGAATATGTGCGTTTTCCAGACCACGTACTGAACGCACCAAAGCCAATTGGATATCAAAAGGCAAACTGGTAGAAATACCATTTGGGTAAATTTCATTGGTTGCCAAACCTTCAGGTTCCAAGAAGATTTGATGTGACTCTTTATCCGCAAAACGGTGGATTTTATCCTCCACGCTAGGGCAGTAGCGCGGGCCAACGCCCTCAATCACACCTGTGTACATAGGCGAACGATCTAGTCCGCTGCGAATAATATCGTGTGTACGCTCATTGGTATGCGTAATCCAACACGGCAATTGCGCAGGGTGTTGTGCTGCATTACCCAAAAATGAAAACACCGGCACAGGATTATCACCCGGCTGTATCGTCATTACTGAGTAATCAATTGTGCGCCCATCAATACGTGGTGGGGTGCCGGTTTTTAAGCGGCCTGCTGGCAAGCCGATTTCACGTAAACGTGCTGCTAGCGAAACAGATGGTGGGTCACCAGCGCGTCCAGCTTGATAGTTTTGCAAACCCACATGCACCAAACCACCTAAAAACGTACCGGCGGTTAACACGACAGCTTTCGCTGCAAAACGCAGGCCAATCTGCGTCACCACACCAGCGGCACGATCACCTTCCAAAATAATGTCATCTACCGCCTGCTGAAATAACCAAAGGTTTTCTTGGTTTTCCAAACGATGTCGAATCGCCGCTTTATATAACACACGGTCTGCTTGTGCACGCGTGGCACGTACGGCAGGACCCTTGCTTGAATTCAAGATACGAAACTGAATACCACCCTCATCGGTGGCGGCAGCCATCGCGCCACCCAATGCATCAATCTCTTTAACTAAATGCCCCTTACCAATACCGCCAATACTTGGATTGCACGACATTTGGCCCAAGGTTTCAATATTATGTGTGAGCAATAAGGTTTTTTGACCCATTCTTGCGCTGGCAAGCGCTGCCTCAGTGCCAGCATGTCCACCACCCACCACAATCACATCAAAAATATCAGGAAAATTCATATTTTAATCACAAAAAAACGTTATTACTCAAGAGGTAGCAGTTTAACTTAAACTCAAGTTTAGGTCATGCATAACGCTACTTATAATCAATGTTTCACGTGAAACAATCAAAAATTACCGCGCTGTCATAATTTATTCACAAATTAGCAATAAAATTCGCTTTAATCGATATCATGCAAGCTATAATTGGTTTAGAATTAAGTCATATTATAACAATCACAATCAATATACTTTTGTTTAACTAGATTTGGTTTATTGGTTTATTACTAAGGAGTCGCACGTGAAATACACCCATATTGTTTTGGCCACGTTACTAGGTTTTGCTTCACTTACAGCCCATGCTGCGCAAGCAAACATTAC includes:
- a CDS encoding F0F1 ATP synthase subunit epsilon → MANTVHIDVVSAEASIFSGEAEFVVAPASAGEVGIYPNHAPMITTIKPGALRIKQASEAEETLIFISGGMLEVQPGVVTVLADTAVRGHDLDEAKAIAAKEAAEEALKNRSSDIDYATAQAELSEAVAQIQTIERLRKNTH
- the atpD gene encoding F0F1 ATP synthase subunit beta, with amino-acid sequence MSTANIGKVVQCIGAVVDVEFPRDQMPKVFEALIIDDASSQAEAGLTLEVQQQLGDGIVRTIAMGSSDGLARGTAFKSTGAQIQVPVGTGTLGRIMDVLGRPIDEAGPIESDERRSIHQKAPTFEELSPSVDLLETGIKVIDLVCPFAKGGKVGLFGGAGVGKTVNMLELINNIAKQHSGLSVFAGVGERTREGNDFYHEMAEAGVIKLDDMKESKVAMVFGQMNEPPGNRLRVALSGLTMAEKFRDEGRDVLFFVDNIYRYTLAGTEVSALLGRMPSAVGYQPTLADEMGRLQERITSTKTGSITSIQAVYVPADDLTDPSPATTFQHLDSTVVLSRDIASLGIYPAVDPLDSTSRQLDPLVVGEEHYQVARSVQQTLQRYKELRDIIAILGMDELSPEDKLAVGRARKIQRFLSQPFHVAEVFTGAPGKYVPLKETIKGFKAIVAGEYDHLPEQAFYMVGGIEEAVEKAKTLN
- the atpG gene encoding F0F1 ATP synthase subunit gamma, producing MAGSKEIRTKIKSVENTRKITKAMEMVAASKMRKAQDRMRASRPYAEKIRNVAAHLSLAHSEYKHPFLLKRDNVKNVGVIVVSSDKGLCGGLNTNVLRLTVNQMKSWEAEGKKLSVSAIGNKGFTFMNRVGANVKSHITGLGDVPHLDKLIGTIKVMLDAYTAGEIDQLHICYTKFINTMKQEPVMEQLLPLTAERLGTHPTTEKSEALSASAVVKSALEIGAAKGHWDYIYEPEAKPVIDQLMVRYIESLVYNAVSENMASEQSSRMVAMKSASDNAKNVIGELKLVYNKARQAAITKEISEIVGGAAAVA
- the atpA gene encoding F0F1 ATP synthase subunit alpha, with the protein product MQLSTSEISELIKSRLENFSTSAEARTQGTVISVTDGIVRIHGLSNVMAGEMIEFPGNTFGLALNLERDSVGAVVLGDYEHITEGDTCKCTGRILEVPVGPELVGRVVNALGQPIDGKGPVNAKLTDKIEKVAPGVIARKSVSQPVQTGLKSVDSMVPVGRGQRELIIGDRQTGKTAVAVDAIINQKGQNMTCIYVAIGQKASTIANVVRKLEENGAMEYTIVVAASASDSAALQFLAPYAGCTMGEYFRDRGQDALIVYDDLTKQAIAYRQISLLLRRPPGREAYPGDVFYIHSRLLERAARVNEEYVEKFTNGEVKGKTGSLTALPVIETAAGDVSAFVPTNVISITDGQIFLETDLFNAGIRPAINAGISVSRVGGAAQTKVIKKLGGGVRLALAQYRELAAFAQFASDLDEATRKQLDRGRMFTELMKQAQYAPLSVSNMAITLFAANKGYFDDVATNKVLAFEGKLHGFIASKYKALADAIESSKDLSGDNEKALEAAIQDFKATTAY
- a CDS encoding F0F1 ATP synthase subunit delta, encoding MAEISTIARPYAVAAYKLGREQKALGKWSEMLGFAAAVTNDAQIKAYIQDPKVVSSDLQATFLKVCGDQLNENGQNLVKVLVEYGRLSILPEISSAFEALKAQDEGTLDAEIIAAAKPSAAEVKDLVKRLEAKFGKKIEASVSVDPELIGGIKIVVGDTVIDASVKGQLQNLAYTLTA
- a CDS encoding F0F1 ATP synthase subunit B, whose translation is MNINFTLIAQAIAFAVLIWFTVKFVWPPLLKAIETRQKEIADGLAAAQEGRSALEVAAKKSEVTLAEAKQKASEIIAQAEKRGSQIVEEAKGNAKVEGDRILAGAKAEIDQEVNRAKEGLRAQVSALAIAGAEKILRKEIDANAHSEMLSKLAAEL
- the atpE gene encoding F0F1 ATP synthase subunit C; amino-acid sequence: MDALALIQAYTGVGIGLIIGLGAAGACIGIGIMCASFLEGAARQPEMIPALQGKVFLLLGLIDASFIIGVGLAMMFAFANPLLSVVAQ
- the atpB gene encoding F0F1 ATP synthase subunit A — its product is MATEHADNAQHALTPSAYIEHHLSFNAHPLNEGAGFWTLHVDTFVMSVALGLIVMGLIWLVARKATAGVPSKGQAFVELVFAFIDDQVKNIFHGNRHSFIAPTALTVFLWVFAMNSMDFLPVDWVAGIVSFFGGEHAKWRAVPTSDINTTFALALSVWILMIFFAIKVKGLGGWIHELFCAPFGTKVWVWPANFMFNLIEYVSKPLSHSLRLFGNMYAGEVIFLLLGMWAATGLTGTIAGAILGAGWSIFHILIVALQAFIFMMLTVVYLAMAHEGH
- a CDS encoding ATP synthase subunit I, which produces MLKIQLVATLAVALVMYFASGAHAALSAVFGGLSVVVGAYLASLVAKRGANKTDASAILINLLKAEAVKILMIIVILVIVFSFYKQLVPFALIAGLAAAALFSGAALSKLNV
- a CDS encoding ParB/RepB/Spo0J family partition protein; this encodes MVKLKGLGRGLDALLAGDMGSVGEADSLMMLKVEQLRPGKYQPRSYMDETALQTLADSIKAQGIMQPILVRQLTDEQYEIVAGERRWRASQRAGLLEVPVLVREIADESALAMALIENIQRENLNPLEEAQGIKRLIDEFAMTHEKAADAVGRSRVAVSNLLRLLTLTGAVQEMLMHGKLDMGHARALVGLDGAQQVMLAEQIVQQRLSVREAEALVKKVAEQPAAAKKVPPTVKEDADVIRLQETLSDRLGASVSIKASANGAGVLKINYTNLDQLDDIISRIAR
- a CDS encoding ParA family protein, with translation MKILAITNQKGGVGKTTTCVNLAASLASLGKRVLLIDLDPQGNASTGSGIDKAHLKLSIYHVLIGEKTLKEVVVSSEKGGFDIAPSNRELAGAEVELVNELARETRLKTAIGKLSDDYDVVLLDCPPALNLVTVNALTAANAVMIPMQCEYYALEGLSDLVNTIKKVRAHLNPTLEIEGLLRTLFDNRNMLAQQVSAQLISHFGDKVYKTVIPRNIRLAEAPSYGVPVLSYDKSSKGAVAYMELAQEITNREITNRV